Below is a window of Fervidobacterium pennivorans DSM 9078 DNA.
TCGCATCAGCTGAAAAAATAATCGCAGCTGCCAAAAGTTTTGGCGCAAACATGTGATCTATCTGCAGAACCCTTCCCTCAGGATTCGTAAACAATCCAAATGCTTCGCCTTCGACTAAAAATAGCAATTCATTACATTCATCACCACGCATCCTTACTAATTCCTTTGCTTTGTATCTTTCAATCTTTGCGTTGCGAACAACTTCCTCTATACAGTTCCTCTCCACACCTTTGAATATTTCACATTGTTCAAGAACTTCTATAAACTCCTTATTTGAATTGCCCATACGCATAATATTTCCCCCTTAACTGTTAAGCTTTCACTAATTTTCTTGTTTCCAACAAAAATTGTAACATAGGTTACGGAAAAATGTGGGCATCCCTGCTACAATAACAGTGAACGGTCAAAATAAATCTTTCACAAAGTTTGTAAATTGAAAAACCATGAAAAATTCACTTGTAGGAGGTGTTAGTATGGCGTTGAACATGTTTTGTTACCAGTGTTCGCAAGCGATGAATGGTGAAGGTTGTACGGTAACCGGTGTTTGTGGCAAGGAACCAACAGTTGCAAGATTACAGGATAACCTACAATTTATACTGAAAGGTATCTCTGCATATTACTACCACGCAAGAGAACTGGGTTACAAAGACGAAGAAATAGCAGCATTTCTCAGCGAAGGACTATACTCAACACTCACAAATGTGAACTTCGATGCTCAGGAGTTTGTAAACCTTGCACTCAAGGCTGGTATGATGAATTTCAAGGTTATGCAACTTTTGAAAAAGGCACACATTGAGACTTACGGAGAACCAACACCCGTTGAGGTTGAAACAGGAACGAAGGAAGGTCACGCAATAATCGTTACTGGTCACAATCTGAAGGCTCTTGAAGAATTGCTCAAGCAAGTTGAAGGCACAGACGTTTACGTTTACACACACTCAGAAATGTTACCAGCGCATGGTTATCCTGGATTAAGGAAATACAAGAATCTTGCTGGTAATCTTGGCGCAGCTTGGTATGACCAAAGAGAACTCTTCGACAAAATTCCAGCCGCGATATTGGGAACAAGCAACTGTGTATTGCTTCCCAAAGAATCCTACAAAGACAGGATGTTCACAACATCAATTGCAAGACTACCTGGAGTGAAACACATTGAAGGTTATGACTATTCGGAAGTTATAGCTAAAGCAAAGTCTTTGCCAAAACTTCCAGAACAACCAGGAAAATACAAACTCACAACCGGATATTCAGCAAGCGTTGTGAAGTCCCTTGCAGGAAAGATAAAAGAACTCGTTGAAGCAGGTAAAATCAAACACTTCTTCGTCGTTGGTGGTTGTGACACACCAACAAAACGCGGCGCATATTACAGGGAATTCGTTGAGAAGCTCCCAAAAGAGACCATTGTTATCACACTTGCATGCGGGAAGTTCAGAATTAACGACTTGCAACTCGGAGATATCGAAGGTATTCCAAGGCTTATCGATGTCGGACAGTGTAACGACACAATAGTAGCACTTGAAATTGCAATGGCACTTGCAGAAACATTCAACGTTCCGGTTACTGAATTACCT
It encodes the following:
- the hcp gene encoding hydroxylamine reductase: MNMFCYQCSQAMNGEGCTVTGVCGKEPTVARLQDNLQFILKGISAYYYHARELGYKDEEIAAFLSEGLYSTLTNVNFDAQEFVNLALKAGMMNFKVMQLLKKAHIETYGEPTPVEVETGTKEGHAIIVTGHNLKALEELLKQVEGTDVYVYTHSEMLPAHGYPGLRKYKNLAGNLGAAWYDQRELFDKIPAAILGTSNCVLLPKESYKDRMFTTSIARLPGVKHIEGYDYSEVIAKAKSLPKLPEQPGKYKLTTGYSASVVKSLAGKIKELVEAGKIKHFFVVGGCDTPTKRGAYYREFVEKLPKETIVITLACGKFRINDLQLGDIEGIPRLIDVGQCNDTIVALEIAMALAETFNVPVTELPLTLVLTWMEQKAVAILWTLLALGLKGIYIGPVLPAWVNKDILDVLVNNYGIKLIGEPEEDIKAILKA